The genomic stretch CATCCTAGAATCTTCTATGGGGAATTCCCCTCAGGCAGACGACCATACTCCCTCGAGCTCTGGCCCGACAGATCTGGGGAAAAGTCCAAATGTTCCCCAAGCACCTCGAATGTGTCAGAATTCGGTCTCCAAACATCTCCCCTGTGGGTCTGTTGGGACGGTTCAGGATTTGCTAAGGCGAGTCCCAGGTAGGTCCTCCCTCAGGGCTGGTCCTTACTCCTGCAGGGCTTACTGGTGGCTGGCTGGACGCCTGAGGGTCAGCAGGGTCTCTCGTCTCTGGCTGGACCagcacccccagccccccagccgtGCTTGGAAGCCCGGTCGCGCTGCTCTGCACGTGGGTAGGGGCTGACACCCGCCCACATTCTCTACCCTGCCCCAGCCgatgggaggagaggggggaTCATACAACACAGTGCAGGTCCTGGGGTGAGAGAATGCGGGGTGACCCCAGGAACTGACGAGGCTGGGCTGACCTGCGGGTGTGAGCCAGGGCGGGCCGGAGGGCAGCCGTGGTCGAGGGCCTTGGACCCAGTGCCCGTGGATTTGAGTTTGGGGCAGTAGGGAGCCATGGGCGAAGGTAGACAGGCGCCGGCTGTGGTCACCTTTCATTTGAGAGGAGCTCTGCTCAGGGAGCCCGGCCTGGGGCTGCCTCTGGCTCTCAGGGACCAGAGAAGACCCTAGGAGTGTGGCAGATGGTGCCCCCGTCCCCCTACCCCCGCACCACCCCCAGGGCAGCCTGGCCTACGGCCGACTCAGCCCCCTTGCAGGGGGAGGTCCAGCCAGGGGTGGGACAGAGGTGGTCACAGTAAACCCAGGCCACCTGAGAGTTGGGTTTGCTGTCCTTTTTAGGGCAGTCACAGAAAACACACCCCGCCACCCCCACCTGTCACCCCTCGGCCCCAGGAAAGACTCGGGCATCGGGTTTGACAGTAGAGTTTATTCAGAGCAGGTGCAGGCGGGCCCCCCAGGGCTGGGCGGCCAGGGGAGCCCGGGTGGGCGGGGCTCCCAGCATCCCGGAtgggggcaggggcttccctagaTCAGCTCCTGTGACACAGAAggccagggcctcagtttctctacctGCAAAGCGGGGTAATTGTCCCAACCTCTTGGGGCCGTTGCGACAGAGGGGGTCATGCAGCTGACGTGTTAGCACAGTGGGGGACCCGGGGAGCCCGAGAAGGGGCCCACAGGGCCTGCGCCTACCCCACCGCCCCCGGCCGGACCCTGCTGGATGGAAATGGGGGACGAGGgccagcctcctcccctcccccgcccagccctgccctcccctcccagcctccagggtCCCCTTCTGGCAGCCTGGTGTCACCACCCCGGAGGCCCAGGAACTAGAGCGAGCCGGGGCTCCCCTCAGGCCAGGACTCGGGTGGGGCTCAGACCGGGGAAAAGGCTTACCTCCTGGTAGGACGGGACAGCATGAGGGGCTGCAGGACAGGTGCCCGGACCACACTCTCAGTCCAGCCTCTGTGACCAGAGGAGGAGCTGGCCCAGGACAGACTGCTGACGGCCTCGACCCTCAGGCAGCCCCTCACGGCTCGGCCCACTGTCTGGACCTCTGCTCTGTCTGCCCCAGACAGTCCCACCGCCCCTCGGACCCCAGACTCCTCTTCCAGGTGTGACGGGAAGGCCTGGTGGATGGAGCCCCAGCCTCAGAGTGGGGGCAGGAACTCACCACCTGGGGCAGCAAGTTCACGCAGGTCACTGTGGAGAAGAGAAGACGGTGACGCGGGGAGATGGGTGCCAGGAGCGAGGCCTGCCCCGGGGGCCCGGACGCTCACAGTCCTTGGAGAGCAGCTGCACATCCACTGCTGACAGCCCGTGCTCCGTGGCCTTTACGAGGAACCTGTCCGTGGCTTTTTCGTCGTGTTCCACCATCCGGCCTGCGAGGAAGGGTTGCCGCTGGCTGGGGCGGCACAGGCGGAGACTGGAGCCACAGACACACTCCCTGCCCTGTCCTGTGCCCCTTTCTGCCCTACCCCGTCCCCCTCCCTGTCCTGTCCCTTTCCCTGCCTGTCCCACTCATCCCATCCACCTCCTagccctctcctgccccctctgGGCTGGGACAGGGCAGAGGTAGAGTAGAGACTCCCCCATGGGCTCACTATAAAGTTTCAGAACACTGCGGGCCTTCCCTCCTTTGTGGAAGACAGCATTCATGATGCTGTATGTCTCGTAGTCCGAGGCCACCACAGTGACCTCTTTGCCTCCTGGGAAATGAACCAAAGACAGGCCTCCCAGGCTCTGGGTGGGGACCTCCCACGGGCCACGCCGCTGGGCCCACCCTCACCTCGTAAAGGACACACACACGGTGGGCAGGGAACCCCGCTGACCAGGACAGGAAGACGTCTGATTGACCTTGTCAAGGATTTCAGAGAAGTCCTGGCGGCTGAGGCCAGAGCCTAGGGGCTGGAGACGGTGGCTGGGGGGCTGCCGCACGGGCTTTGCACTGAGCCTCATGCCGACGGCTCTGGGCCGGGTGACCAGTAGCACCCCACTGAGGCCGGGTCCCCACGGGAAGACCCTCGGTGCCTGGTGTGACTGAGCAAGGGCCGCATGTGGCGGGACACAGCGTCCCCACCTGGTCCAGTCGGCAGGGAAGGCGTGGCTAGAGGGCCCCAGCCTACCGGGCACCACGTTGGCCTCCAGGCTAGGCGGAGTGCAGGGCCCCCCCGCAGGCGGCTCTTACCAGACTCCATAGGAAGCTTGAACCTCCCGGGGGCAACCCCTTCACAGCCTGGCTCTTCTCCTCCACACAGTAGCTCGTGCTGCAAGGAGCAGACGCCTGTCAGCCCAGCAGCCTCCAACCCCACCACGCCATTGCTCTGGACCAGGGGCAGCCCCGAGACCACCCGGGAGCCCCCAGCCTCCCGGCCGGGCAGGAAGAGATGGGAACAAACTTCTCCTGCAGCGAAAGTGTGCCCACTTCTGAGGCTCAGACTCAGGGTCCTCTGAGGGGCCAGAGACACCTCCCCAGCCCATACACGTTCTAGGAGAGGTGGCCAGGCCATGGGCGTGCGAGCCCGCAGACAGCATGGGCTCATCCACAGTGCCTGGGCTGGGGCAGCCTCGCGGGGAGGCCCCGACACCCGGCAGGGAGGGGTCCCGGGCGGTGGGGCCAGAGGCCGAGCCCCAGCCCGCACTGGCCCTGAGGCTGAGCGTCACCTCCTCCGCCGTCTTAGAAAATGACGGCCCCCTGCACTCCTGCTCTGCTCTGCGGACCCCTCATCTGGAAAGGGTTGTACCCCCAGTGTCCTTCGGCCCAAAACCCACCCTCATCCCAGCAGGGTGACCGCGTGGCACAGGGGAGAGAGGCGCCACTCACTGGTCAGACACGGAGGTCAGGGCCAGGtggggcccctcctgctgcaccATTACGGTCCCCATCTTCTTCATCCGGGGCGAGCCCTGGGGCTCCAGGTTGGAGTGAAGGCAATCTCATACCAGAGACCTGAAAACTGGGGGGATGGAGAGCTGGAGGGGGGCTGCCCCGGGGAAGCCGCAGCCAGGATCAAGGGCCATCCCCCCGACCACAGAGCAGGGCAGTGGTCTGGGAAATTCCAGGGCCCCGCACGCTGTGGAGCTAGCAGGGGGCTCCAGAGGCAGCAGGTCCTGCAGGGTCTCCCAGGCTTGCCGGGACGGGCCTGTCCCCAACGGCAGGCGCCCTGACCCGGCCACCTGGGCAAAGTCGAAGTCCTTCAGGCTCAAGTCCTCCACACCGGCCGCCAGCGCCAAGAACAGCCCCAGCAGGGCTGCGATCACCTTGCCCCTCATGTctggcaggcaggggctggggccggCTCCCCAAAGCCGCAGGACACGGGCCTCGGCACCAGTCCAGGCTTATACCCTTCCCTGTGGGCGTCGGGGAAGGCACAGGCTGGCTTCATTACGCAGTCCGGCAGCTCACGCGCCGTCGGGGCCAGACCCGAGGGGGACCCACCCATGGGGCGCGGGTGTCGCCCAGGTTCCCTCCTGCGTTCATTCCCCTAATCCGCTCCCCTGCAGGCTGGGCCCCAGGCCGCCCAGGTGCTCAGACCACGTCCCGTGGCCAGAGGGGCCTCCAGGGCCCCCAGGCTccagggtgaggggatggggacgtgaAAGGGCACGAGGTGCTCTGGGAAGCACTTTGGGAATGTGTGCTGAGAGAGTTCGGCTGGCAGGGCCCCTCACAGCACCAGGACCCAGCAGCTGCCCAGAAGGCTCCAGCAGGAGCCCTCAGCAGCTCCCAGTACACGGCCCACCTGGGAGCCCCAGGCATGCTCAGGACGTGGGCGCGTGCCCCCCAGGGCCTGCCAGCTGAGGAGGCGTGGGCCCGGTCACTGGGGCAGCACCAAGGACATGGGTGCCCACGCCACGCGGACTCTGTGTAGCGCAGCCCACCCTGGGCTGTGGGCAGCGAGGAGTGGGCCAGGACGTCCGGACGCCTCCAGCCCTGCTGGCTGGCTGAGTCCTTTGAAGGAGCCACAGGCTCAGCGACTGGCCAACCAGCAGCATCCCGCCGACCAGACCCTGCCTGCTGGTCCTTGCTTTTCACCCCCAGCATCGCTCCCCCAGGCGGGGACAGCGTCTCCCCATCGTATGGGCGAAGAGCTTCCTGAGCAGAGGGCGGAAGGCACCTGTCCGAGTCCACGCAGCAGACACGCGGCGGCCCTTGGAATACCAGCCGCTTCCTTCGCCCTTGACCCCACCCCGCCTCCAAGTGCCACAGCCGTCCTCACAGGTAGACCGGCCGGGTGAGGGTTTCCCAGCACACAGCAGACAGTAGCCAaggcagaggggtgggggagagacagaggaacagagacagagagagagctaGACACAGAGACGCCGAGACAGAGAGACCGAGAGAGAACAcaagggggcagggtgggagagaTGCACACGGAATGCGGAAACGGCTCCTGGGGTCCCGGCTCCAAGGAGAGCTGAGCGGTTGTGCCCCTGCGGATGGAGCAGGGCCTCACGGCTCTCAgctcaccccacctccccacgGCAGAAGGTCCAGGGCAGCTGGTTTCACCTCTGTTGACCCTGCCACCCCCACCTGTCACCCCTCGGCCCCAGGAAGGACTCGGGCAGAGGGTTTGGCAGTAGAGTTTATTCAGAGCAGGTGCAGGCGGGCCCCCCAGGGCTGGGCGGCCAGGGGAGCCCGGGTAGGCGGGGGTCCCAGCATCCCGGATGgtggcaggggcttccctagaTCAGCTCCTGTGACACAGAAGGCCAGGGCCTCAGGGCGCCGCCCGGCCTCCAAGGACCCCGGGGGTCGGCAGTTGGAGCCACGGCCAGGAGTGGGTGtcctagctgtgtggcctgggcctcagtttctctacctGCAAAGCGGGGTAATTGTCCCAACCTCTCGGGGCCGTTGAGACAGAGGGGGTCGTGCAGCTGATGTGTTAGCCCAGTGGGGGACCCGGGGAGCCCGAGAAGGGGCCCACAGGGCCTGCGCCTACCCCACCGCCCCCGGCCGGACCCTGCTGGATGGAAATGGGGGACGAGGgccagcctcctcccctccccacccagccctgccctcccctccagcctccagggTCCCCTCCTGGCAGCCTGGTGTCACCACCCTGGAGGCCCAGGGGCTCCCCTCAGGCCGGGACTCTGGGAAAGGCTCGCCTCCTTCAGGAGCTTGGCACACCTCCCTGTGGGATGGGACAGTGTGAGGGGCTGCGGGACAGGTGCCCGGACCCCACCCGGGGGGGTCCCTAGCCCAGCACCCACCCTAAGGTCTGGAGCTCACCGTGCCGGGCCACCAGGTACAGTCCCGTGTCTGCGGTCAACTCACGGAACTTCCAGAAGCCTGGTTCATACTCGCCCTCAAGGTTCCGAACTGTGGGAGCACAGGGGCCTGGGCTGGGTGGTCCCCAGGAGGACCACAgcggccccgccccaccccaggggCAGCTTACTGAAATACTTGAGCACGTGGAATTCCTTGTCCCGCCAGTGGAGGGACACCCTCAGGATGGCGTACTGTTTGTAGTCTGTGTCTATCACCTGGATCTCCCTGTGGCCTGTGCAAGCAGGTGGGAGAGACAGGCATGGGCGGACCGGGCACCCTCGGGGTGGGTGGACCTCAGAGGCCAGGGTCGGCAGGGCCTGACTccatcctctccccacccagccGGGACCCTCTGGGGATGCCAGGGTCGGGTAGGGGAGGACTAGAGCGGCCCTGGCAGGATGACCAGCGTCTTGGTGGGAGAACGGGCGTCTGGGGCGCGCGCAGGACGGGGAACAGTGAGGCCAAGCAGAGCTGGTGCGCAGGGCCAGAGGGCTGTGGCCGCAGCAGCAAGGGAACGGCTCTTACCAGGAAAACAAATTTCCCCGaaacatttatttctgagctATTTGTTCAGTCTCACGGCTTCCTGAACTGAGAGGCAGGAAAGTACGCATTAGGAAAACGCCAGCCTGCGTTCCTTCTGCTGGGCACATCccagggcggggggcggggggtggggggggtgcgtGTCTTCAGGAAGGGCTCTGGCAGTGTGTCCACCCCCAGGCGAGCCTGGGGCAGGGCAAGGACGGCAGAGGCACAGGATGGGGCCGTGCCAGCCTCACCCAAGGATTCTGTGGCCTCCAGAGAGCCACCTACCCCTaagtccattttcctttcttgcaaACTGATGGGGCTTCATTAAGACCCTGTGCTTTTATTTGGGAGAAGATGCAGCTCTAGGAGCCCGGGGGTCTGGTCTCAGGGGAGGGTCAAGATAGACGCAGGGAGGGCTGGTCCACCCAAGTGACAGTAAAGTCCACATCCACAGCTGCAGCCAGTACAGCCGGGCTATGCCCAGGCCCCTTCCCTGTTATACGCAGCCTTCACAGTCAGCTCCCCCCCACTCAAGGTCAGGAACAAGGCCTCCAGCCTCTTTGGGGTCTGCAGTGCCAGGTTTTGGCTGGAGGCCACCCCAACTTCCCGCCAGGACCCTGCAATCTAGAGAAAGGGGCCGGGGCCAAGCCCGTCTTGGGCAGACGGACAGAGACCCCACCCCTGGGCCCCAGGAGGCAGACGCCTCTCCCCGGACCTCCCAGGCAGGGAGCTGGCAGGCTCTGAAGCAGCAGCCGTCGGCCTTCTGAGGGGTCCCTTTGGGGGCGACAGGGCGAGCCCCTCCCCACACAGGCCTGTCTGCAGTTGCCACAGGGCTGGATCCCAGTCTCCAAGGAGAACCAGCCTTGCTGCTGCCTGTCCTTGGGGATGGGACGCCAGGGGCGGAGGTGGTTAGAGCCTGAGAGAGGGGGGCTGGAGAGGGCCAGCCGAATGTGAAAGCTGCTGGGGAGCGGTGGCCAGCAGCCCTCCCCCGCGGAAGAGGCCCGGCTCTGCCCAACCAGGCTGGGGGAGCGAGCGCCCGCCACAGAAACGGCCACCCAGAGCCCAGACCTTCCAtctgaaacttttgaaaactgataATTTTTGCAAGAGAAACGCATCCGTGTCCGACATCTGTCACTTCTGAGCCTGCTGATGTGCTCCTGGCCCAACAGCCGACACGGGGCTGGCGAAGAAGGAGCTCCGGCAAAGAAGCATTGGGCTGGAAACCAGAGCCCGAAGCCGAGGTCTCCACACCAGGAAAGCCTCCTCCTCTGGCTCCCCCAGTGTGCGGGGTCAGAGGGTACAGCGGGGACCCCACACCCTGGAGACCACAGGAGGCCCTGAGGGAGGGCGCCGCCCCTGCGCGGCCCTGGCCACTTGCCTCACACCCACTCGCTAGGAGAGGGGAGACCAGGCAGGGCTGAGCTCAGACGCTCCGCCACCCGCCCTCATGGGGCTGGCCTGGGTGAGTCCTGGGGCCCCCGACGCAGCTACCCAGCATCAGCTGGGGCAGAGGCGGGGCCTGGAGTAGCTGCACACGtgggcccctccccgccccacctcctCGCGGGGCCCAGAAAGAAAGCCACCTTCTGCAGGTCCAGGTCCTGCGTGGTCATTTCCACCTGCACCAGGATAATGCCCAGGACGGCGCTCAGCAGCCCGGCCTCCATGGAGGGTCTGTGCCCCCCGCACCTGTGCCCCCCGCACCTGTGCCCCCCGCACCTGTGCTCCCCGCACCTGTGCCCCCCGCACCTGTGCCCCCGCACCTGTGCCCCCCGCACCTGTGCCCCCGCACCTGTGCCCCCGCACCTGTGCCCCCCGCACCTGTGCCCCCGCACCTGTGCCCCCCGCACCTGTGCCCCCCGCACCTGTGCTCCCGCACCTGTGCCCCCCGCACCTGTGCCCCCGCACCTGTGCCCCCCGCACCTGTGCCCCCGCACCTGTGCCCCCCGCACCTGTGCCCCCGCACCTGTGCCCCCCGCACCTGTGCCCCCGCACCTGTGCCCCCCGCACCTGTGCCCCCGCACCTGTGCTCCCCGCACCTGTGCCCCCGCACCTGTGCCCCCCGCACCTGTGGCCCCCGCACCTGTGCCCCCGCACCTGTGCCCCCCGCACCTGTGCCCCCGCACCTGTGCCCCCCGCACCTGTGCCTCCCGCACCTGTACCCCCGCACCTGTGCCCCCGCACCTGTGCCCCCCGCACCTGTGCCCCCCGCACCTGTGCCCCCGCACCTGTGCCCCCCGCACCTGTGCCCCCGCACCTGTGCCCCCCGCACCTGTGCCCCCCGCACCTGTGCTCCCCGCACCTGTGCCCCCCGCACCTGTGCCCCCGCACCTGTGCTCCCCGCACCTGTGCCCCCGCACCTGTGCCCCCCGCACCTGTGCTCCC from Phocoena phocoena chromosome 6, mPhoPho1.1, whole genome shotgun sequence encodes the following:
- the LOC136125169 gene encoding LOW QUALITY PROTEIN: epididymal-specific lipocalin-5-like (The sequence of the model RefSeq protein was modified relative to this genomic sequence to represent the inferred CDS: inserted 2 bases in 2 codons), which codes for MRGKVIAALLGLFLALAAGVEDLSLKDFDFAQFSGLWYEIAFXSNLEPQGSPRMKKMGTVMVQQEGPHLALTSVSDHTSYCVEEKSQAVKGXAPGRFKLPMESGGKEVTVVASDYETYSIMNAVFHKGGKARSVLKLYSRMVEHDEKATDRFLVKATEHGLSAVDVQLLSKDLTCVNLLPQVAFPSHLEEESGVRGAVGLSGADRAEVQTVGRAVRGCLRVEAVSSLSWASSSSGHRGWTESVVRAPVLQPLMLSRPTRRSAQPRQFLGSPRILSPQDLHCVV
- the LCN8 gene encoding epididymal-specific lipocalin-8 — encoded protein: MEAGLLSAVLGIILVQVEMTTQDLDLQKIAGSWREVGVASSQNLALQTPKRLEALFLTLSGGELTVKAAYNREGAWAYSEINVSGKFVFPGHREIQVIDTDYKQYAILRVSLHWRDKEFHVLKYFIRNLEGEYEPGFWKFRELTADTGLYLVARHGRCAKLLKEASLSQSPGLRGAPGPPGCWQALGGTRPRPEHAWGSQVGRVLGAAEGSCWSLLGSCWVLVL
- the LOC136125171 gene encoding uncharacterized protein, which codes for MEGLCPPHLCPPHLCPPHLCSPHLCPPHLCPRTCAPRTCAPAPVPPHLCPPHLCPRTCAPRTCAPRTCAPAPVPPAPVPPHLCPPHLCPRTCAPRTCAPAPVPPAPVPPHLCPPHLCPRTCAPRTCAPAPVPPAPVAPAPVPPHLCPPHLCPRTCAPRTCASRTCTPAPVPPHLCPPHLCPPHLCPRTCAPRTCAPAPVPPAPVPPAPVLPAPVPPAPVPPHLCSPHLCPRTCAPRTCAPAPVPPAPVLPAPVPPHLCSPHLCPRTCAPRTCAPAPVPPAPVPPAPVPPHLCPPHLCPPHLCPPHLCPRTCAPRTCAPAPVPPAPVPPAPGFISGGRTGGWRNHPRVSSVNLASKCSGGVHPGPVTPTALGRGRGGVVWTRDAGATRCLAWG